The proteins below are encoded in one region of Rhinolophus sinicus isolate RSC01 linkage group LG07, ASM3656204v1, whole genome shotgun sequence:
- the LOC109436019 gene encoding olfactory receptor 7A5: MEPGNQTSMSEFLLLGFSQDSEHQPLLFGLFLSMFVVTVLGNLLIILAISSDSHLHTPMYFFLSNLSFADISFTSTTIPKMLVNIQTQSKSISYAGCITQMYFFMVFGGMDTCLLTVMAYDRFVAICHPLYYPVIMNPHFCVLLVLVSWFISLTYSLIQSLLMLRLSFCTKWVISQFYCELAQALTLACSDTLINYILLYTVIGILGIVPFSGILFSYIRIVSSILRIPSADGKYKAFSTCASHLSVVSLFYVTGLGVYVSSDASSWRGMIASVMYTLVTPMLNPFIYSLRNRDIKRALQKVLGRTLCVQ; the protein is encoded by the coding sequence ATGGAACCAGGAAATCAAACAAGTATGTCAGAATTTTTACTCCTGGGATTTTCCCAAGACTCAGAGCATCAGCCCCTCCTCTTTGGGCTCTTCCTGTCCATGTTTGTGGTCACCGTGCTGGGGAACCTGCTCATTATTTTGGCCATCAGCTCTGACTCCCACCTGCAcacgcccatgtacttcttcctctccaatcTGTCCTTTGCTGACATCTCTTTCACCTCCACCACCATCCCGAAGATGCTGGTGAACATCCAGACACAGAGCAAATCCATCTCCTATGCGGGCTGCATCACCCAGATGTATTTTTTCATGGTTTTTGGAGGTATGGATACTTGTCTCCTCACTGTGATGGCTTATGACCGGTTTGTGGCCATCTGTCACCCATTGTATTACCCAGTCATCATGAACCCTCATTTCTGTGTTCTGCTGGTTCTCGTGTCCTGGTTCATCAGCTTGACATACTCCCTGATCCAGAGTCTGTTGATGTTGCGGCTGTCCTTTTGTACCAAGTGGGTAATTTCACAGTTCTACTGTGAACTTGCTCAGGCCCTCACGCTTGCCTGCTCGGACACACTCATCAATTATATCCTGCTATATACGGTGATTGGCATTCTTGGCATTGTTCCCTTCTCAGGGATTCTTTTCTCCTATATCCGAATAGTCTCCTCAATCCTGAGAATCCCATCAGCTGATGGgaaatataaagcattttctaCCTGTGCATCTCACCTGTCCGTGGTTTCTTTATTCTATGTGACAGGCCTTGGTGTGTATGTCAGTTCTGATGCGTCTTCCTGGCGGGGCATGATTGCCTCGGTGATGTACACTCTGGTTACCCCAATGCTGAACCCTTTCATCTACAGCCTCCGGAACAGGGACATCAAGAGGGCTCTACAAAAAGTTCTTGGGAGAACACTCTGCGTTCAGTAA
- the LOC109456202 gene encoding putative gustatory receptor clone PTE01 yields the protein MYLVTVLGNLLIVLAVSSDSHLHTPMYFFLSHLSLADIGFTSTTVPKMIWDMHTYSRVISYGGCLTQMSFFMLFGCLDSLLLTVMAYDRFVAICHPLQYLVIMNPQLCGLLVFVSFFISLLVSQMHNSVVLQLTYFKDVKISHFFCDPSQLLSLACSDTLTNNIVMYFVGAISGFLPISGIFFSYYKIVSSILRIPSSSGKYKAFSTCGSHLSVVCLFYGTGLGVYLSSAASHSPRKGAVASMVYTVFTPMLNPFIYSLRNRDIKRAMQRLLSKTISVPVPSI from the coding sequence ATGTACCTGGTCACCGTGCTGGGGAACCTGCTCATCGTCCTGGCCGTCAGCTCAGACTCCCACCTGCAcacgcccatgtacttcttcctctcccacctgtCCTTGGCTGACATCGGTTTCACCTCCACCACCGTCCCCAAGATGATCTGGGACATGCACACGTACAGCAGAGTCATCTCCTATGGGGGCTGCCTGACACAgatgtcattttttatgctttttggaTGTTTGGATAGTCTCCTCCTGACCGTGATGGCGTATGACAGATTTGTGGCCATCTGTCACCCACTGCAATACTTGGTTATTATGAACCCACAACTCTGTGGCTTGTTGGTTTTCGTGTCATTTTTCATCAGCCTTTTGGTCTCCCAGATGCACAATTCAGTTGTGTTACAACTTACCTACTTCAAGGATGTGAAAATCTCTCATTTCTTCTGTGACCCTTCTCAGCTCCTCAGCCTTGCCTGCTCTGACACCCTCACCAATAACATAGTCATGTATTTTGTTGGTGCCATCTCTGGTTTTCTCCCCATCTCAGGGATCTTTTTCTCTTACTATAAAATTGTTTCCTCCATTCTGAGAATCCCATCATCCAGTGGGAAGTATAAAGCCTTCTCCACCTGTGGCTCTCACCTGTcagttgtttgcttattttacgGAACAGGCCTTGGGGTGTACCTCAGTTCTGCTGCCTCCCACTCTCCCAGGAAGGGTGCAGTGGCCTCGATGGTGTACACTGTGTTCACCCCCATGTTGAACCCCTTCATCTACAGTCTGAGGAACAGGGACATCAAGAGGGCCATGCAGAGGCTCCTCAGCAAAACAATCTCAGTACCTGTGCCATCTATCTGA
- the LOC109456201 gene encoding putative gustatory receptor clone PTE01, producing MYLIAILGNLLIILAVSSDSHLHTPMYFFLSHLSLADICFISTTVPKMIVDIQTHSRVISHGDCLTQMSFLIIFGCMDGMLLTAMAYDRFVAICHPLHYPAIMHPRLCCFLVLVSFFISLLDSQLHNLIVLQLTCFKDAKIFNFFCDPSQLLRLACSGTLTNNIVMYFVGAISGFLPISGIFFSYYKIVSSILRVPSSGGKYRAFSTCGSHLSVVCLFYGTGIGVYLGSTLFPSPRKDVVASIMYAIVSPMLNPFIYSLRNRDIKRALWREKWKCCYVCAYKGMR from the coding sequence ATGTACCTGATTGCCATATTGGGGAACCTGCTCATCATCCTGGCCGTCAGCTCAGACTCCCACCTGCAcacgcccatgtacttcttcctctcccacctgtCCTTGGCTGACATTTGTTTTATCTCTACCACTGTCCCGAAGATGATAGTGGACATCCAAACTCACAGCAGAGTCATCTCCCACGGGGACTGCCTGACTCAGATgtcttttttgattatttttggaTGTATGGATGGTATGCTTCTGACTGCAATGGCCTATGACCGGTTTGTAGCCATCTGTCACCCTCTGCACTATCCAGCCATCATGCACCCTCGCCTCTGCTGCTTCTTAGTTTTGGTGTCATTTTTCATCAGCCTTTTGGACTCCCAGCTGCATAATTTGATTGTGTTACAACTTACCTGCTTCAAGGatgcaaaaatttttaatttcttctgtgacCCTTCTCAGCTCCTTCGTCTTGCCTGCTCTGGCACCCTCACCAATAACATAGTCATGTATTTTGTTGGTGCCATCTCTGGTTTTCTCCCCATCTCAGGGATCTTTTTCTCTTACTATAAAATTGTTTCCTCCATTCTGAGAGTCCCATCATCTGGTGGGAAGTATAGAGCCTTCTCCACCTGTGGCTCTCATTTGTcagttgtttgcttattttacgGAACAGGTATTGGAGTGTACCTTGGGTCAACACTGTTTCCTTCCCCCAGGAAGGATGTGGTGGCCTCGATCATGTATGCCATAGTCAGCCCCATGTTGAACCCCTTCATTTACAGCCTGAGGAACAGGGATATCAAGAGGGCCCtatggagagagaaatggaagtgCTGTTATGTTTGTGCATACAAAGGGATGCGGTGA
- the LOC109436020 gene encoding LOW QUALITY PROTEIN: olfactory receptor 7E178 (The sequence of the model RefSeq protein was modified relative to this genomic sequence to represent the inferred CDS: deleted 1 base in 1 codon; substituted 2 bases at 2 genomic stop codons) has translation MVLKCEXLIYELLKSKIXINRWVSVYLFPLYNPRLFSKRCLCNVEPQNQTGVSEFFLLGLSDDPDLQPLLFGLFLSMYLVTVLGNLLIVLAVSSDSHLHTPMYFFLSHLSLADIGFTSTTVPKMIWDMHTYSRVTSYGGCLTQLTFFILFGCWDSVLLTVMAYDRFVAICHPLHYPVIMHPRLCSLLVLVSFLISLLDSQLHFLMISQLSFCTNVEIPHFFCDPPQLLKFACFEIPTNNVLIYFIGAIFGGIPVSGILFSYYKIISSILRVPSSGGKYRAFSTCGSHLSVVCLFYGTGLGVYLSSAASHSPRKEAVASVVYTVFTPMLNPFIYSLRNRDIKRAMQKLLSKTI, from the exons ATGGTCCTCAAGTGTGAATAGTTAATTTATGAATTGCTTAAATCTAAAATATAGATAAACAGATGGGTATCTGTATACTTGTTTCCTTTATAC AACCCTCGTTTATTTTCCAAAAGGTGTCTCTGCAATGTGGAACCACAGAATCAGACAGGTGTCTCGGAATTCTTCCTCCTGGGGCTCTCAGATGATCCAgacctgcagcccctcctctttGGGCTATTCCTGTCCATGTACCTGGTCACCGTGCTGGGGAACCTGCTCATCGTCCTGGCCGTCAGCTCAGACTCCCACCTGCAcacgcccatgtacttcttcctctcccacctgtCCTTGGCTGACATCGGTTTCACCTCCACCACCGTCCCCAAGATGATCTGGGACATGCACACGTACAGCAGAGTCACCTCCTATGGGGGCTGCCTGACTCAGTTaactttttttatactttttggatGCTGGGACAGTGTACTCCTGACCGTGATGGCCTATGACCGGTTTGTGGCCATCTGCCACCCGCTGCACTACCCGGTCATCATGCACCCCCGGCTCTGCAGCCTGCTTGTTCTGGTGTCTTTTTTGATCAGCCTTTTGGACTCTCAGTTGCACTTCCTGATGATATCACAACTTTCCTTTTGCACAAATGTGGAAATTCCTCATTTCTTCTGTGATCCTCCTCAACTCCTCAAGTTTGCCTGTTTTGAAATCCCTACCAATAATGTATTAATCTACTTTATTGGGGCCATCTTTGGTGGTATTCCAGTCTCAGGGATCcttttttcttactataaaataatttcctccaTTCTGAGAGTCCCATCATCTGGTGGGAAGTATAGAGCCTTCTCCACCTGTGGCTCTCACCTGTcagttgtttgcttattttacgGAACAGGCCTTGGGGTATACCTCAGTTCTGCTGCCTCCCACTCTCCCAGGAAGGAAGCAGTGGCCTCGGTGGTGTACACTGTGTTCACCCCCATGTTGAACCCTTTCATCTACAGTCTGAGGAACAGGGACATCAAGAGGGCCATGCAGAAGCTCCTCAGCAAAACAATCTGA